Genomic window (Kosakonia sp. BYX6):
GCTGGAAAATGGTGATAACTACTATCCGGCACTGTACGACGCCATTGATAAGGCACAGCAAAAAATCATCCTTGAAACCTTTATCTGGTTTGAAGATGAAATGGGCAAGCAACTGCATCAAGTGTTGCTGAAAGCCGCGCAGCGCGGGGTCAGCATTGAAGTGCTGCTCGATGGTTACGGTTCGCCCGATTTAAGCGAACCGTTCGTTAACGCCCTGACCTCTGCAGGGGTGATTTTCCGTTACTACGACCCCCGCCCGCGCGTTTTCGGTATGCGCACCAACGTCTTTCGCCGCATGCACCGCAAAATTGTGGTGATCGACAATACCGTTGCTTTCGTCGGCGGCATTAACTATTCGGCGGAACATCTTTTAAGTTACGGCCCGGAAGCCAAGCAGGATTACGCGGTGCGCGTCGAAGGGCCGGTGGTGGACGATATTCTGCAATTCGAACTGGAAAATTTGCCCGATAATGCCCCGGCAAAACGCTGGTGGCAGCGGCGACGTCATCGCCCGGAAGAGAACCGCAAGCCGGGTGAAGCGCAGGTGCTGTTTGTCTGGCGCGATAACGACGACCACCGCGATGATATTGAACGTCACTACCTGAAAATGCTGGCCAATGCGCGCCGGGAAGTGATTATCGCCAATGCCTATTTCTTCCCCGGCTACCGCTTGTTACACGCGATGCGCAACGCCGCGCGCCGTGGCGTGACGGTGAAGCTGATTGTGCAGGGCGAGCCGGACATGCCGATTGTGAAAGTGGGCGCCGAGCTGCTTTACAACTACCTGCTGAAAGGCGGGGTGCAGGTGTATGAATATCGCCGCCGCCCGCTGCACGGCAAGGTAGCGTTGATGGACGATCACTGGGCGACGGTGGGTTCCAGCAATCTCGATCCGCTGAGCTTGTCGCTGAATCTGGAAGCCAATGTGATCATTCACGACCGCGCGTTCAACCAGACGCTACGCGAAAATCTGCAGGCCATTATCGACCACGATTGCCAGCGAGTGGATGAAACCATGGCGCCGAAACGGACGTGGTGGAACCTCGGCAAGAGCATTGTGGTATTCCACTTTTTACGCCATTTCCCGGCGATGGTGGGTTGGCTTCCGGCGCATACCCCCAAGCTTGCCGAAGTGGGGCCACCGGTTCAGCCGGAAATTGAAACCCAGGACAGGACTGAAGCACAGCATTCCGGAGCAAAACCCTGATGGCAAAATCACACCCGCGCTGGCGGTTGGCTAAAAAAATCCTCACGGTGCTGTTTTTTGTCGCCGTAGCGGTGCTGTTGGTGCTGTATGCGCAAAAGGTGAACTGGGAAGATGTCTGGAAAGTTATCCGCGACTATAACCGCACCGCCCTGCTCAGCGCCGTGGCGCTGGTGATAATCAGCTATTTGCTGTACGGCTTTTACGATTTGCTGGGTCGCGCTTACTGCGGACATAAGCTGGCGACGCGCCAGGTGATGCTGGTCTCCTTTATCTGCTATGCCTTCAACCTGACACTCAGCACCTGGGTTGGCGGGATCGGCATGCGCTACCGGCTTTATTCGCGGCTTGGTTTGCCGGGCAGCACCATCACGCGCATTTTTTCACTGAGCATTACCACTAACTGGCTGGGCTACATTTTGCTCGGCGGATTGATCTTCACCTTTGGCGTGGTGCAAATCCCGGCACATTGGTACATCGATGAGCAGACGTTACGCATTGTTGGCGTGGTGTTGCTGCTGATCATCGTGTTTTATTTGTGGAGCTGTGCTTTTGCTAAGCGCCGCCATTTGACGGTCAAAGGCCATAAACTGGTGTTGCCGTCGTGGAAATTCGCATTGGCGCAGATGGTGATTTCCAGCGCCAACTGGGTGGCGATGGGGGCGATTATTTGGCTGTTGATGGGCATGAAAGCGGATTTCTTCTTTGTGCTCGGCGTGTTACTGGTCAGCAGTATTGCCGGGGTGATTGTGCATATTCCGGCGGGGATCGGCGTACTGGAAGCAGTATTTATCGCGCTGCTGGCCGGTGAGCATGTTTCACAGGGCATTATTATCGCCGCCCTGCTCGCCTATCGCGTGCTCTATTACTTCCTGCCGCTGCTGCTGGCGCTGATTTGCTATCTGTGGCTGGAAGGCCGCGCGAAAAAGCTGCGCGCGAAAAACGAGAAAGCAATGGCGCAACAGTAACGATTGCGATGTTGTAGACCGCCATCCGGCAATAAACGCCTGATGGCGCTTCGCTTATCAGGCCTACCCAACCTGTGCCGAACTTGTAGGCCGGAAAGGCGTAAGCCGCATCCGGCAATAAACGCCTGATGGCGCTTCGCTTATCAGGCCTACCCATCCTGTGCCGAATTTGTAGGCCGGATAAGGCGGTAAGCCGCCATCCGGCAATAAACGCCGATGGCGCCGCCACAAAGCGCCACCAAACAAATGCCTTAACGTCGGTTGCCGAAAATCCGCAGCAGCATCAGGAACAGGTTAATAAAGTCGAGATACAGCGTTAACGCGCCGAGAATCGAGTACTTACGCAATTGCGCAGTGTCGCTGACGTTAATCTGCTGACCGATGTTTTTCAATTTTTGCGTGTCGTAGGCTGTCAGGCCAACGAAAATCACCACGCCGATATAGGTCACCGCCCACATCAGCGCTTCGCTTTTCAGCCAGAAGTTGACCAGCGAGGCGAGCACAATACCGATAAGCCCCATAAACAGCATATTGCCGAAGCCGCTGAGATCGCGCTTGGTGGTGTAGCCATACAGGCTCATCGCGCCGAACATCCCGGCGGTGACCACAAAGGTCGCGGCGATCGATTGCGCAGTGTAGACCAGCAAAATACTGGAGATGGTCAGCCCGGTGAGCGCGGAATAGAGCATAAATAGCGAAGTGGCGACGCCCGCGCTCAGTTTATGAATCATCCCGGAAAGAACAAACACCAGCGCCAGTTGGGCGATGATCAGGCCAAAGAAGGTTATCTGACTGGAAAAGACGAAGCTCATGATGGCTTCGCTGCGCGCGGCGTACCAGGCGACAAACGCGGTCAGTAACAGACCGCAGGTCATCCAGCCATACACTTGCGCCATGTACGTTTGCAGACCGGTGCGGCTGCTCTGCACGATAGAATCGGAACGGGGGAAACGATCCATAATCACTCCTGATTGATGGGATAACACTATAAGGTTAACACATCATTGCCGACCTATTACCAGCGTTTCGCTGCCTGTTTATCGCTGTCGCGGGCTTCGACCCAGCGCTCCCCTTCCGGCGTCGCTTCGCGCTTCCAGAACGGCGCGCGGGTTTTCAGATAATCCATAATAAATTGTCCGGCTTCGAAGGCGCTGCTGCGGTGCGCGCTGGCGGCACCGACAAACACAATCTCGTCGCCCGGCCACAGTTCGCCAACGCGGTGATAAACCGTCACACGCCCAAGCGGCCAGCGGCTGCGCGCGTCGTCGACAATTTCCGCCAGCGATTTTTCGGTCATGCCGGGGTAATGTTCCAGGGTTAACGCACTCACGCTGTCGCCCAGATTGTGGTTGCGCACTTTGCCGGTAAACGTCACAACTGCGCCGTCTTCGTCGCAGGCCGCCAGCCAGGTGTACTCCTCGCCGACATTAAACGCCGCGCGATCGACACAAATTCGCGTTTCGCTCATCTCAACCTCCGGTGACCGGTGGGAAAAAGGCCACTTCATCACCGCTTGCCAGCGGGTGGTCAAAACTGACTAACGTCTGGTTGACCGCCGCCAGCAGTTTGCCCTCTTCCAGCGCCAGTTCCCAACGTCCGCCCTGCGCAACCAAATGCTGGCGCAGCGCTTCAACGGAGGGGAAAACCGTGTCGACGGAGATGCTGTCGCAGCCGACCAGTTCACGCACCTGCGCGAAAAACAGTACGTTAATCATGGTTATCTGCCCTGAAATCCCCCGATTTGCCGCCGCTTTTCGCCAGCAGACGCACCGGGCCAATCACCATATCTTTTTGCACCGCTTTGCACATGTCATAGATGGTCAGCGCGGCGACGGAAGCCGCGGTTAACGCTTCCATCTCCACGCCGGTTTTACCGCTCAGGCGACAGACCGCTTCAACGCGCACGCGGTTGTGTTCCGGCTGGGCCTGTAGCAGCACTTCCACTTTGCTGAGCAACAGCGGATGGCACAACGGGATCAGTTCCCAGGTGCGTTTTGCCGCCTGGA
Coding sequences:
- the clsB gene encoding cardiolipin synthase ClsB translates to MKCSWRDGNRIQLLENGDNYYPALYDAIDKAQQKIILETFIWFEDEMGKQLHQVLLKAAQRGVSIEVLLDGYGSPDLSEPFVNALTSAGVIFRYYDPRPRVFGMRTNVFRRMHRKIVVIDNTVAFVGGINYSAEHLLSYGPEAKQDYAVRVEGPVVDDILQFELENLPDNAPAKRWWQRRRHRPEENRKPGEAQVLFVWRDNDDHRDDIERHYLKMLANARREVIIANAYFFPGYRLLHAMRNAARRGVTVKLIVQGEPDMPIVKVGAELLYNYLLKGGVQVYEYRRRPLHGKVALMDDHWATVGSSNLDPLSLSLNLEANVIIHDRAFNQTLRENLQAIIDHDCQRVDETMAPKRTWWNLGKSIVVFHFLRHFPAMVGWLPAHTPKLAEVGPPVQPEIETQDRTEAQHSGAKP
- a CDS encoding lysylphosphatidylglycerol synthase domain-containing protein, which produces MAKSHPRWRLAKKILTVLFFVAVAVLLVLYAQKVNWEDVWKVIRDYNRTALLSAVALVIISYLLYGFYDLLGRAYCGHKLATRQVMLVSFICYAFNLTLSTWVGGIGMRYRLYSRLGLPGSTITRIFSLSITTNWLGYILLGGLIFTFGVVQIPAHWYIDEQTLRIVGVVLLLIIVFYLWSCAFAKRRHLTVKGHKLVLPSWKFALAQMVISSANWVAMGAIIWLLMGMKADFFFVLGVLLVSSIAGVIVHIPAGIGVLEAVFIALLAGEHVSQGIIIAALLAYRVLYYFLPLLLALICYLWLEGRAKKLRAKNEKAMAQQ
- a CDS encoding Bax inhibitor-1/YccA family protein; translation: MDRFPRSDSIVQSSRTGLQTYMAQVYGWMTCGLLLTAFVAWYAARSEAIMSFVFSSQITFFGLIIAQLALVFVLSGMIHKLSAGVATSLFMLYSALTGLTISSILLVYTAQSIAATFVVTAGMFGAMSLYGYTTKRDLSGFGNMLFMGLIGIVLASLVNFWLKSEALMWAVTYIGVVIFVGLTAYDTQKLKNIGQQINVSDTAQLRKYSILGALTLYLDFINLFLMLLRIFGNRR
- the moaE gene encoding molybdopterin synthase catalytic subunit MoaE, yielding MSETRICVDRAAFNVGEEYTWLAACDEDGAVVTFTGKVRNHNLGDSVSALTLEHYPGMTEKSLAEIVDDARSRWPLGRVTVYHRVGELWPGDEIVFVGAASAHRSSAFEAGQFIMDYLKTRAPFWKREATPEGERWVEARDSDKQAAKRW
- the moaD gene encoding molybdopterin synthase sulfur carrier subunit; translated protein: MINVLFFAQVRELVGCDSISVDTVFPSVEALRQHLVAQGGRWELALEEGKLLAAVNQTLVSFDHPLASGDEVAFFPPVTGG
- the moaC gene encoding cyclic pyranopterin monophosphate synthase MoaC yields the protein MSQLTHINADGEAHMVDVSAKAETVREARAEAFVTMLPQTLAMIVDGSHHKGDVFATARIAGIQAAKRTWELIPLCHPLLLSKVEVLLQAQPEHNRVRVEAVCRLSGKTGVEMEALTAASVAALTIYDMCKAVQKDMVIGPVRLLAKSGGKSGDFRADNHD